In Spirosoma pollinicola, the genomic window GGACCAACGTATGCGCCGGATCGGCAAGATGGCAATACGCGGTATCCACTTTTGCGGCTAATTCCTGCCAGCCTAGCATATCCGCAAAATCCTGGGGTACTGGATGGTCTTGGCCATCTTCCCAGCGCAAGAGGCCCCACGGCTTATACCGCTCGGGATGATCGGCAATTTCCTGAGGGGATCTGTTGGGAAACGCTACCTGATACACAGGAATAAAACAAAGCATGGGAAGAGCTAGTAACGCAGCCCGCCCCCACGTTGATTGGATGTTAACCGTCAAGTAAACGGCGCCAAAGGCTATGTAAACAGGGTAAATACCAATGGCGTAGTAATCTTTGGCTCTCAGCAAGATGAATGTCGCTAGCGTAAAAACGAAGGCATAACCGAAAGCGCGGTAGTCTTTGAAAGGCGTATAAACGAGAAGACTGTATAATCCGGCCGCTATGATCAGTAGGGAACCCATAAAGAACAAGAGCTGCTGCTTCAGAAAATGGAGCCGACTCACATGAATCAGCTGAGTTTGAGCGAGTAATTTCATATGATGAAACACCGGAAACCCATGTACGCATTGCCAGATCAAGTTGGGTAAAATCAGCAGCAAGCCAAGCAGTAACACCAGATAAAGCTGGCGATTCAGCAACAAAGCCCGTTGTGGCGTAAGGAGGATGGCGGGTAGCAAGCCAACGAGCAGAAAAACAATATTGTATTTATTGAGAAATCCGATGGCAACGGCAACCCAAAACCAGTACATCCACTTTTTGTCGTTGGACTGGATGTACTTAATCCAGACAAAATACAAGCTTGTCCAGCATAACACATCCAACGAATTGGGTTGAAGAAGCTGGTTCAATCGTAATAACCCGGAAAACAAAACCCCCGTGGCTGCCAGCACACAGGCAAACAAGTTACCTTTCAGGGCTTCGACTGTTTTCCATACCACCAGCAGGGTCAAGGCGCCAAAGAAGGCGGGGAAAAAGCGAATAATCAACGGTGCATTGCCAAGCCACTTACTGATTAAGGCAATCCAGGCGGTAACTGGCGGCACCGATACGTATCCCCAGTCCAGATGGTTAGCTTGGTCCAGATGCAAATATTCATCCCGCTGTAAATCATACTCAGGGCTCAAGAGAAGATATTGCAAAACGAACTTGGCCAGGATAAAGCCAATTAGGCAAAACACGTTCTTTGACATTGGGTGTAGTACAGGTTGAAATCGACGATTGGGGCCGACGTGAGATGACCACTAGGTTGATGCCCTATTACAGTAGATGGTTGCGTCCGATCAAAAAGAATCTTATCTGTTAGTTAAGGTTTACGGCTACGGCGTTTCGTAAAAAGCTCTTTTGGAGAACGCTGATTCTGGGGTTCGTAAATAGGGCGATTCGTAAAACGAATGCAATAGTCATCTAATGCCTAAGCCAGTAACAAAAGTAGATTCTTGATAACCCATCAAGTTAGAGTTAGTCGTTCCAGCGTCACAATAGTAACCGACTCAGGGCGCTTTTCGTAGCGCACTAACTCCAGCGAGATGGGATTGACCTGACCGTAGTCTGTGGAACGATGCTGCTCGATATAATCCACTAAGGCTTCGGGTTTAGCTAGTCGGGAAGTGCCATAGACGATCAGGCTGGCGTGAGCGTTGATCCGGGGCTGGTTCTGCTCAGGTCCCTGTAAAAGCTCATGATGAGCTAAAAGCTCGTGAAACTGCTCACGCAACGCCTGAAGTTGATCAGTGGCCGGAAAGCCTTGCAGGATAACGCCTACCCGGTTGGCCGATAAGCCAGCAAAGCGGATCGACAAGTCCAGCGCATTCGGTGTAAGCTGTCTCATCAGTTGACGGTAGATGTTGACCCACCGATCATCCGGGGTAATCGGTTCTCGAAAATACTCGATGGATCGAAGCGTAATGTGGAACGTCATCGGGTTATAGAACGTATGTCCCTCACCCGTATAGGCCCGTAACTGGGTCAGTAGGCCGTCTAAGGATTCCCCAAATGGGGCCGGTAAGCGCAAAATAGCACTCACCCCCCAACGTTTGCTGGTTGCATCGGGAACAGGATCACCATCAATATCATTGCGCAGCAAATCCGGCTTACCTATCGACCACATGTGGTCATAACCGCTTCGAATCGGGCTGTCTGGTCTCATAGCTAATGGTGGAAGAAAAAAATACCAATTGGGAAACTAATAGACCCCTTAGTTAGGGGCGTAAATAAGCAAGCGGTTGGCGGTTATTCAAGAAGAATAGATAGGGCTCTTAACATGGATTCAGTCGATTCGCCATCAACTTCATCTGCGCTAACGACTGCTCCGCTTCGGCTTTGGTGAGTTCCTCTAACTCGTAAATAAATAGAATAGGACCTAGCTCATCTTCCTGGTACTGCGCCTTCAAACCAATCCAGATCATCCACTCCGGCGCATGGATAATTGGGCAGACGCTCAAGGCCTGGCTCTGATCAATCAACGGATAGTAGTGGGCATATTGGGCCAATCGTCGCTGTAATACCGTATGGATTCCGGCCTGGACATCAGCGGGTTGGACTTGCAACAGTATAGTGGAGATTTTTTAGGCGGCCATTGAGGAAGTGTAAAAATAAGATTCCTGTTGACTGGGCGTGCGGTAATTCAATACTGAATGCTTCCGTCGGCGGTTGTACCATCCCTCGATATACTCGAAAGTAGCCAACCGAGCCGCTGCCCGCGTGGCAAAATAAGTATGATTGACCATCTCGCACTTGAGGGTCTTAAAAAAACTCTCAGCAACCGCATTATCCCAGCAATTTCCCTTGCGGCTCATACTTTGCGCCACCGGTAAGTCCTTTAGTTCATCCCTACTAGCTAGCTAGAAGAAGAGGAGCTTACGGGATTCAGTTTGTTCTTATCTGGAGTCCAATCGCGACCGGATGGACTATGCGGGTTATCAAAAGCGGGGTCTGTTAATCGGTTCGGGAGCCATTGAATCAGCCCACCGGACGGTGGTCCAAAAAAGGCTGAAGCGATCGGGCCAACGCTGGAGTGTGGCCGGTGCTCAACATGTGCTAAATCTACGCACTTGCTTTATGAGCGAACGCTGGGAGTTGGTTAGAAAACATATCGAACCCTTCAATTACGCAATGGCCGCGTAGCGACAATTTGAAATGCACCCTTTGCAACGGTATCTTGTCGCCAGCGTTTTGGGCGAACGAATGACGGGCAATATGCATGGTTAGCGTCTTTTCGATTCCGGCGGCAGGTGCTACATACTTCTTCAAACATTTATCGATAGCACTGGTCTTGAAGGCAATCGTACGTTCCGTAATGAACTTGTCGTCAAGGTTGACATCTTTAAGTTCAGGAAAGACCAAGTCATCCTTATTGCGCTGAAATGCCTTGTATTGCGCCGTGATCTGAAGTGCCTTGTCCGGCACCTTGAGCGAGCCGCCTTTATTGTTCTTGCCCATCTCGTAATGCAGCCGGTCGTTTTGGAAGTCGCTCCATCGCAGACGCAACACATCGCTGATCCGCACCCCGGCCAAGTAGTAAGAGAATAGCCAAAGGTTCCGTACATGGTGCGGCTGGCCTTCGAGAGAAACTGTTTCAAGACGTTCTAACTCATCTTGATTCAGGCCGACCTTGGACGAGTCAGGAAACTTGATCTTCATTTTTCCTTTGCCAAATGGATAAAACTTCTCGTCAACCGCACCTTCTTTAATAGCGTGACTAAAGACCGAGCGCATCATGACGATGTGGTTGATAGCCGATCGTTCTGAAAGATTGAGTTTCGTACGGATATGACCTTTGAACCGTTCCAGCACCGCAACGGTGATTTCCGGTAAGGCAATATCCTGTTTTATAAATTCTTTAAAGTGCTTGACGCGCGGCTTGTCAGCCGTGTACTGATTGTATTTGCCAGCCTCTTTCAGACGTTGCAGATACAGATCAGCCTGGGCAAAGAAAGTTGATCCTGTGGATGGTTTGATCCTTTGCCGAACGGCATGGGATGAGACATGTGATTTCTGCGTTTCGAGTTCTATGGCCTGTTTTTCTGCTTCCAGCTTTTTGGTTGACAAAAAGTTGTTAAGCCAGGTGCTGTTCGGATATGATTTTTTGACGCGCTGTTTATCGGCGTCCCAATCATCAGACTTTATACTGTAATCGAAATAGATATAAGAAGATTTACGATCTTTGGTAATGCGAATGGCAAGGGGAAAGGTACCATCCTTTTTCTTTTCCTTGCGAAGTACAATATTGATAGTTGCCATTTTGCCTACAACAATCCTACAACAAGAGGTGGTTTAGCCCGGAATCTTGTGTATTAATGTGAGCGCTAAGCTACTCAAAATCAGCAATATCGAATCATATCAGACCATATAAAATCATTTTACGAAGGACTGAAAATCCTTGTGTCGGCGGTTCGATTCCGTCCATCACCACCACCCTAACGCGAGCCTTCCCAATCGGGAAGGCTTTTTTATGGCCCATTGTCTCAAGTATTTCCTTTTTGCAATCATCAGACTAGAAAACTAATTTGCTGTCATAATAATAGTATGCAAGCATACTATTATTATGACAGCAAATATACTGCTTTCACTAAATCTAACAAGAGTTAAACAGGGTTGTTTTGGATTTAAACCAGACGGGCCCTTAAGTACCAAACAGCATCTTGCTGTTTATAGCGTTTATAATACTTCCCACAAACAGCAAGATGCTGTTTGGTACCTACATTATTTCTTTACGGCATCCATTTCTATACCAATGGCCCGCATGAGCTGGCTGGCATTGAAACTCTTGCAAATGCCGTCGCGAAGTTTGTAATCAAACACGAGTTCGCCGTTGTTAAGATCGGATTGGAAGTGATAATTGCGAACGAAGCCGTCGGCATCCGTTAACTGGCCTAACTCAAGATCGTGAGTTGAAACAAAGCCCGAAGCCGTTGTGTGGTGTAGCTGCCTAATAAGTGCCTCTGCGCCCCGATGACGGTCGGCGGAGTTAGTACCCTTCAGAATTTCATCCAGAAAATAAAGAACAGGCAAACCCTTCGGTGATTTATCAGCTTTTGTCAGGCCAATAAGGGTTTGAAGCCGCTTGAGTTCGGCATAAAACGACGAGGTACTTTCCTCAAGTGAGTCCTGTGTACGCATGCTTGTAAACACCTGCACGGGCGAACACCAGAACCGCTCGGCTCGCACAACAGCTCCTGCCAGCGCCAGCACGACATTTGTACCCACCGTGCGCAGAAACGTACTTTTCCCCGACATATTGGAGCCGGTAATCAAGATGGTTTTACCAGAACCTCTTACGATGAGCGAGTTGGCAACACTATTATTCTGAGCCAACAATGGATGTGCTGCCGATGTAATTTCCAGGACAAACTCATCATCGACGATGTCAGGCGTAGCATACGACGGGTGCGCAAACGAGAAACCGGCCAGGCTATTCAGGGCTTCCAGTTCGCCAAGAGCGTCGAGCCAGTAATTAAGCACGGGCCCATAGGTTTGCCGCCAGCGTTCGAGTCGAAGCAGGTAGTGAATGTCCCAAAGCGTTGCTACACCAAACAATAAAAAGAAATAGGGGTTTCGCCGAAAATTCAAGCCTTCGGTCAATCGGCCCAGTTGCCCGATCGCTTCTGAAGCCGATTGTTTGTCGGCTGTTAGTTCCTGATGAATAGCCCGCAACCGAACCGTTTTGCCGTTGAGTTGTTCGGCTTGCTGTAAAAGAGCCCGAAATGCCTTTAGTGCAGTTGAGATCTCGAAAGTCTGTTCGCTCACTTCTTTGGCCTTCGCCGATGTTTGCGTAAGTACTAACGCATGTCCGGCCAATGCCAGTAGTACAGCGGCACCCTGTACATAACCCAGTAGCCAGGCAACAAACAAACTTAGCGTAATGACAGGGAAGACAAAGCGAACAATCGTTAGGTAACCTGGCACCGGCGATGTTTCGGCAGTTGCCCATTCCATAAGCGCTTCGGGCGATTGGCTGATTGTCGGTTCAACATACGCTAAAGCTTCAAACTGCTGACGCCAGTCAATTTGCGGATTAAGCTCTGCTGCGGCCTCCTGGCGTAATCGGATGGAATCGGGTAACGAAGGTGCTTTGAGCCAGGCAGACAGCCGTTTCTGGCCATCGTAGGTATGAGTGCGGTTTAAGAGACGAAAAAGAGAGTGCTTTCCAAACACGTCGAGATCACCGGCATAGTAATGGGTGGGGCTAGCAAATTGCTCGCCAGTTTCGGGACGCAGATACTGGCGTTTCAGACGGGCTGCTTCGTCCTGATTAACAAACACCAGTTGATGGTTCAAATCGCGTTCGTATTTAACGCGCTGGTGCATTTTGAGTAATACCAGAAAGCCGATGAGGCCGACCAATAAGGCACCAACGGCGGCCAGTTGTTGATCAAGCCGGGCAAGTCCCCAAACGGCGGCTATGCTTCCCACAAACCAGATAAGCCGCCAGAACGCTAATTGATTGTGTTTTCGTTGAGCAGCCTGTTCTTTCTGACTGAATTGCTGTTGGCGTTCGAGAAAAGTTGTTTCCGGGGGCATTCGGGAGTTTTGTCATGCTGACGAAGGAAGCATCTTCGGTAGCTAGAAGTTTAGTGTCGCTGCCGAAGATGCTTCCTTCGTCAGCATGACAAAAACAATCAATTACTTATTACACTCCTGACATACACCCTGTATGAGCAGGTTCATTTCCTTACGATTATAGCCCTCTGGCAAGGCGATAGACGGAATACTGACTTTATCCAAACACGTCGTTTGACCGCAGGTTTCGCACTTGAAGTGTACATGGTCGTGGTGGTGATGACCAGCCGAACAGTTGTCGCGGCAAAGGGCATATTTAGTGCCGCCTTCATCATCCAGCACCTTGTGCAAAAGACCTTTGTCTAAAAACGTGCGGAGCGTCCGATAAATCGTTACGCGGTCGTGATCAGAACCAAGGCCGTTTTCGACATCGTTATGCGCCAGTGCGTGACCTGCGTTCAGAAACAAATCGAGCACCTCCTCCCGGCCATTGGTATGACGGAGGTTGAAGTCTTTCAAGGTTTTATAGGCAGGGGTCATGATTTATGAATGGAAAATGTATAATGAAAAATGTATAACCAATAATGGAAGTTGACCAATTTTTCTGTAGCCCTCATTATACATTATACATTATGCATTGTCAATTACTCATTATTCTGTTGTCTCAAACTGCAATTTAACCAGATTTGCGTAGATGCCGTCCTCCTGGGTTGCCAGTTCATCGTGCGTACCCGATTCGGCAATCTGGCCTTCGCGCATCACGTAAATCATATCTACTTTGCGGATGGTAGCCAGTCGGTGAGCAATGATGATCGTTGTCCGGTTTTGCATCAGAATATCTAGGGCTTCCTGAACCAGCCGCTCCGACTCGGCATCAAGCGAACTTGTTGCTTCGTCCAGAATCAGAATGGCGGGATCTTTCAAAATGGCACGCGCAATAGCAATTCGTTGTCGCTGACCACCCGATAGTTTAACGCCCCGTTCGCCAACAATGGTCTGTAAACCTTCGGGGAACGAGTCAATAAATTGTAACGCATTGGCTTTCCGAGCTGCTTCGCGTACTTCCGTTTCCGATGCGCCGGGTTTACCATATTGAATATTTTCCAGAATTGTACCGCCAAATAGCATTACCTCCTGCGGTACGACAGCAATGTTTTTACGTAGTTCCGTTACGTTGAAGCCCGACAGGTCGCGATCATCGACGGTGATTTTGCCGCTGGCAATTTGATAATAGCGCATCAGCAACTGGACAATTGTCGATTTCCCAGCTCCACTTTGTCCAACCAGAGCAATTTTCCGTCCGGCAGCCACATCGAGCGAGATGCCTTTCAACACGGCGATATCCGGGCGGGATGGGTATGAGAACCGAACATCGTTAAACTGAACATGACCCAGTACCGGAACAAACAAGGGCGTTTCCTCAGCGGCATCAACTTCGGATGGTTCTTCCAGAATTTCCAGAATCCGTTCCGATGAGCCAATTGTTTTTTGCAACTGAGCGTATAGATCGCCCATGCCCGCTACGGAGCCGCCGATAAAGGTTGTGTAAACAATAAATGTCAGTAGGTCGGCAAAGGGCATTTCGTTTGACATAACCAGCGAACCGCCATACCAGACCACGCCAATGATACCCCCGAAGAGTGCAAAGATCACGAAGGAAACGAATATACCCCGGTAGCGGGCTGCGTGCAAAGCCGTATTGACAACCAGTTGTAAGGCACTGCCGTATCGGTTTATTTCCAGTTTTTCATTCGTAAACGCCTTCACTACGTTCACTGACTGAAGCGTTTCCTCAACGATTATATTGGCTTGGGCCAGCAAATCCTGCGCCTTCTTCGACAGTTTGCGAATGAACCGCCCGAAGAACATGGCGGCTACGATGATGACCGGGAAAGTTGCGAGCATAAACAGCGTCAGCTTCCAGGAAACGTAAAAAATGATTGCGGTACCAATGGTCAGCGTACCCACCTGCCGAAACAGTTCAGCAACGGTCAATGTCAGCACATCCTGTAACTGCGAAATATCGGCAGAGATCCGGCTCGTTAATTCGCCCACACGCCGTTTCTCGAAGAACGGAATGGGTAGGGTAATAATTTTGCTGTAAGCCGCCCGACGTACATCGGCCATTGCCCGCTCGCTCACCTGCGAGAAAAAATAAATCCGAAAGAACGAGAAAATAGCCTGTGCAACCAGAACCCCCACAAAAAACAGGGTGACCTGATTCAGCGTAAAGGCCGATTTCCCCTGAATAACGCTCGTAATCTGCCCGATGAGCAACCCGAAACTCATGGTTGTACCCGTCGACAGGATCAGGAACACAAACCCGATTATGTATTGAACCCGATAGGGTTTTACGAAGCGGAATATGCTCAGGGCTTTTTTGAACCCATCGCGACTAAACTTCTTTTTATCTTCCTCGTTGGCTTCTTCGCCAAAACTTCCTCCCCTTTTTGCCATTATTTTTGGTGGAATGGTGTAGTTGTGAAGTGAGTGCAGTAGTTTTTCCAGGACAATTGACTACCACACTTAATTTACTACTATCACTAATTCACTATTCTTTCTGTCCTTTATAACCTGACTGTTCAAAAATTTGTCGGGCGTCGGCGTTCCGCATCAAGTCCGGAACAGATACGCCACTGTGTTCTTCATGATACCGCCCTACAATTCGCCAGCCTACCCAACGACCAATGGCACCGGGACACGCTTGTCCGATTTCGGCAGTAAAGGGCCGCTCGTTCAAATATCGCTGTTTTATTGCAGGACTTGTTTGGTATAACAATTGATTATCAATAAAATGAGCCCAGACAACATCTTGTGCATTAAACGTTTCGGTCAATTGTTTGTCTGAATAACCGATAACCAGACTGTCGGCGACTTCAGGTAGCATTGCTTTTGTAAATACATACCCTTTGCCATAATACACCATATCGGCCAGCATCGTTTGGTCGGCCCGATTGGTTGCATTGTATTTGTCGGAGATGGCGAAGACAATAGCCGGAACGATGTATTCTTTCTGATATCGGCGAAGGATGTATTGCGGAAACTCTTGTCCTGGTGGGCGGTATTTGGCTTTTGGTCCGGCAAAATAGTCGATTCCGATAACAACAAGGCTGTCGGTAACGACCAGATCAGGGCCAAGAAAACCCGTTACGATGGTAGCTACTTTGGGTGCTTTGAAGTCGGGAAAATCTTTTTTGATGTTCGTAAAGGCTTCGGCCAGTTGTTTTTTCAGATCGGCCATGTCGCCGTACTCGGCCTGAATCTGGTTATTGAGTTCATTAAGGGCCGGGTTATTGACCCGGTTGGTCAAATCATGAATGAGTGCCGTATCATTTCCGGCTCCATTCGCGTTAAAGTACAATTGAGAGACAGCCTGATTCCGATTGAGCAAGGCCCGAACGCTATCGGGCGATTTAGCGGAAAAGAGTTGTTGATCAAGCCGGATAAGGGCAACGTCTTCATTTTTAGTACAGGAAGACACCAAAAAGAGACAAAAAAGGCCTACAATGGCCAATCGTATTTGCATGAAAATCACGTGTTTTCAATATAGAAAACGTGCAAAATTATGAAAAAAGTTGCAGGGTTTGGATTGATTTTGGTCATAATGGTGGCTGGCAGCGCCTGGTCGCAGTCTACATCGCCCGCTTTATACCAGATGAGAACAAAGGAATCGAGCGTTACGGAGAAGCGATTCCGTAAAATATTGGGTGATAATTATGACGGTCAGGACAAGAATCGTAAAGAATATGACGACGACCGCAAACGCCGTCGGAAGAAACAACAGACAACAACAGACAACCAGGCAGAAAATAACGGCTATGGCTCCGGCCCCGATTATCAGTGGCCCAGTCACCTGATCGAAATGGGTATTCGCTTTGCCCCATCGCTCGACATTAACACAGCCGAAGGAAACGGCACGTATGCAGGGTTTCGCAACAACGGCGCAGGCGTTCGGATGAGTGTTGGCCCAACGCTCGATTACTTTTTCTTCAAGGACCGCTACGCATTTAGTACGGGTCTTTTTTACACCATAAAGCGGTCAGGTTTTCAGATGCCCGGTTCGTTTGGTCAAACCGTCTGGAATCCCGGCGCACCCGAAAAAGAGTCTATTTACAATTTGCAGTACCTGCAAATTCCGGCAACGGTGAAGTTGTTTGCCAATAACATTGGTCCCAACATGCGTCTGTACATTCAAACAGGTGGCTTATTAAGCATCAAATTAGCTGAGCATGCTGTAGAGCCAGCCCGAAACGGCCTTTATATGGCTGAAAGTGGCGGTACCCGACGGCAGTATGGCTTCGGAGATATAGAGTTGCTGCTAGGTGCGGGCGTACAATACAAAATCAACCAGAACAACGCGTTTAACATTGGGATGAGTTATCAGCGCGGCTTAGTTAACGTGGCGCGGGGGAGTGACCTGACGTCAAAAAACCGGGTTGTCTCGCTGGATTTAGGGTTTAAGTTTTAAGGTACCAAACAGCTAGAAGCTGTTTGGTACATTTAACTCGTAATCCGCATTTCAATACCTTTCTCCCGCAAATACCCTTTCAGATCGGGAATACCAATCTCTTTAAAGTGGAAGATACTGGCGGCTAGTCCAGCGTCGGCTTTACCGGTGGTGAATACATCGACAAAGTGATCCATCGTACCCGCCCCACCCGATGCGATGACCGGAATATTAGCGGCTCCCGAAATCTGAGCGGTCAGTTCAAGAGCAAATCCCGCTTTGGTGCCATCGGTATCCATTGAGGTCAACAGAATTTCGCCCGCTCCCCTATTTTCCAGTTCCCTGGCCCAGGCAATTGTGCGTAACTCGGTTGGCTTGCGTCCGCCATGCGTGTGAACGATGTGCTCGCCATTTACAAAGCGCGTATCAATGGCGACCACCACACACTGACTCCCAAACTCCAGCGCCAGTTGGTTTATCAAATCCGGGTTACGAACGGCTGATGAGTTGATCGAAATTTTATCGGCACCTGCGTTGAGCAAAGCCGACACATCGGCAACCGATGAGATTCCTCCGCCAACTGTAAAGGGTATATTGATGGTATGCGCCACGTTACGCACGAGTTCAATAAGCGTTTTACGCTCATCGACAGTGGCCGTAATGTCCAGAAAGACAAGCTCGTCGGCACCTTCTTCGGCATAAATGGCGGCAAGAGCAACTGGGTCGCCAGCATCGCGGAGGTTAACGAAGTTGGTTCCTTTTACGGTGCGACCGTCTTTAATATCGAGGCAGGGAATGATTCGTTTTGTCAGCATTAGTACTCGGTAAAAGCTTTAATAGACATCGTATTTTCGGGCGTATCAATTGGTTTGAAACCAAATTGCTCGTATAAGCCGTGAGCATCAAATGTAACCAGCATAAGTCGGCGCAGGCCCTGTAAGGGTGGATACGCCATAATGTGAGTCATCAATTGTTTCGATAATCCCTTACCTCGGTGCTCTGGCAAAATGAACACATCAGCCAGATAGCCGAATGTAGCCGAATCAGTAATGACCCTGGCAAACCCAACCTGCTCATCGCCCTGATAAACACCGAAACAAAGCGAGTTCTCAATGGACCGCTGGACAATCTCAACCGGAATGTTCTTGCACCAATACGCTTCCTGACTCAAAAAGCGGTGAATCACCTCAAGATTGAGTTTCGATTTGTCATCGCT contains:
- a CDS encoding ArnT family glycosyltransferase; its protein translation is MSKNVFCLIGFILAKFVLQYLLLSPEYDLQRDEYLHLDQANHLDWGYVSVPPVTAWIALISKWLGNAPLIIRFFPAFFGALTLLVVWKTVEALKGNLFACVLAATGVLFSGLLRLNQLLQPNSLDVLCWTSLYFVWIKYIQSNDKKWMYWFWVAVAIGFLNKYNIVFLLVGLLPAILLTPQRALLLNRQLYLVLLLGLLLILPNLIWQCVHGFPVFHHMKLLAQTQLIHVSRLHFLKQQLLFFMGSLLIIAAGLYSLLVYTPFKDYRAFGYAFVFTLATFILLRAKDYYAIGIYPVYIAFGAVYLTVNIQSTWGRAALLALPMLCFIPVYQVAFPNRSPQEIADHPERYKPWGLLRWEDGQDHPVPQDFADMLGWQELAAKVDTAYCHLADPAHTLVLCDNYGQAGAINYYTSQNINAVAFNADYLDWFDLTKTYRHLIRVKEAQAIGDELEETGALFRAGYIEDSIRSPYARERGTTVFVFQDAKVNITSRLAREIAEEHW
- a CDS encoding porin family protein, which codes for MKKVAGFGLILVIMVAGSAWSQSTSPALYQMRTKESSVTEKRFRKILGDNYDGQDKNRKEYDDDRKRRRKKQQTTTDNQAENNGYGSGPDYQWPSHLIEMGIRFAPSLDINTAEGNGTYAGFRNNGAGVRMSVGPTLDYFFFKDRYAFSTGLFYTIKRSGFQMPGSFGQTVWNPGAPEKESIYNLQYLQIPATVKLFANNIGPNMRLYIQTGGLLSIKLAEHAVEPARNGLYMAESGGTRRQYGFGDIELLLGAGVQYKINQNNAFNIGMSYQRGLVNVARGSDLTSKNRVVSLDLGFKF
- the gldB gene encoding gliding motility lipoprotein GldB, coding for MQIRLAIVGLFCLFLVSSCTKNEDVALIRLDQQLFSAKSPDSVRALLNRNQAVSQLYFNANGAGNDTALIHDLTNRVNNPALNELNNQIQAEYGDMADLKKQLAEAFTNIKKDFPDFKAPKVATIVTGFLGPDLVVTDSLVVIGIDYFAGPKAKYRPPGQEFPQYILRRYQKEYIVPAIVFAISDKYNATNRADQTMLADMVYYGKGYVFTKAMLPEVADSLVIGYSDKQLTETFNAQDVVWAHFIDNQLLYQTSPAIKQRYLNERPFTAEIGQACPGAIGRWVGWRIVGRYHEEHSGVSVPDLMRNADARQIFEQSGYKGQKE
- a CDS encoding GNAT family N-acetyltransferase, whose translation is MNSDYTISDDKSKLNLEVIHRFLSQEAYWCKNIPVEIVQRSIENSLCFGVYQGDEQVGFARVITDSATFGYLADVFILPEHRGKGLSKQLMTHIMAYPPLQGLRRLMLVTFDAHGLYEQFGFKPIDTPENTMSIKAFTEY
- a CDS encoding MutS-related protein, whose protein sequence is MPPETTFLERQQQFSQKEQAAQRKHNQLAFWRLIWFVGSIAAVWGLARLDQQLAAVGALLVGLIGFLVLLKMHQRVKYERDLNHQLVFVNQDEAARLKRQYLRPETGEQFASPTHYYAGDLDVFGKHSLFRLLNRTHTYDGQKRLSAWLKAPSLPDSIRLRQEAAAELNPQIDWRQQFEALAYVEPTISQSPEALMEWATAETSPVPGYLTIVRFVFPVITLSLFVAWLLGYVQGAAVLLALAGHALVLTQTSAKAKEVSEQTFEISTALKAFRALLQQAEQLNGKTVRLRAIHQELTADKQSASEAIGQLGRLTEGLNFRRNPYFFLLFGVATLWDIHYLLRLERWRQTYGPVLNYWLDALGELEALNSLAGFSFAHPSYATPDIVDDEFVLEITSAAHPLLAQNNSVANSLIVRGSGKTILITGSNMSGKSTFLRTVGTNVVLALAGAVVRAERFWCSPVQVFTSMRTQDSLEESTSSFYAELKRLQTLIGLTKADKSPKGLPVLYFLDEILKGTNSADRHRGAEALIRQLHHTTASGFVSTHDLELGQLTDADGFVRNYHFQSDLNNGELVFDYKLRDGICKSFNASQLMRAIGIEMDAVKK
- a CDS encoding site-specific integrase codes for the protein MATINIVLRKEKKKDGTFPLAIRITKDRKSSYIYFDYSIKSDDWDADKQRVKKSYPNSTWLNNFLSTKKLEAEKQAIELETQKSHVSSHAVRQRIKPSTGSTFFAQADLYLQRLKEAGKYNQYTADKPRVKHFKEFIKQDIALPEITVAVLERFKGHIRTKLNLSERSAINHIVMMRSVFSHAIKEGAVDEKFYPFGKGKMKIKFPDSSKVGLNQDELERLETVSLEGQPHHVRNLWLFSYYLAGVRISDVLRLRWSDFQNDRLHYEMGKNNKGGSLKVPDKALQITAQYKAFQRNKDDLVFPELKDVNLDDKFITERTIAFKTSAIDKCLKKYVAPAAGIEKTLTMHIARHSFAQNAGDKIPLQRVHFKLSLRGHCVIEGFDMFSNQLPAFAHKASA
- the hisF gene encoding imidazole glycerol phosphate synthase subunit HisF, with translation MLTKRIIPCLDIKDGRTVKGTNFVNLRDAGDPVALAAIYAEEGADELVFLDITATVDERKTLIELVRNVAHTINIPFTVGGGISSVADVSALLNAGADKISINSSAVRNPDLINQLALEFGSQCVVVAIDTRFVNGEHIVHTHGGRKPTELRTIAWARELENRGAGEILLTSMDTDGTKAGFALELTAQISGAANIPVIASGGAGTMDHFVDVFTTGKADAGLAASIFHFKEIGIPDLKGYLREKGIEMRITS
- a CDS encoding Fur family transcriptional regulator, whose amino-acid sequence is MTPAYKTLKDFNLRHTNGREEVLDLFLNAGHALAHNDVENGLGSDHDRVTIYRTLRTFLDKGLLHKVLDDEGGTKYALCRDNCSAGHHHHDHVHFKCETCGQTTCLDKVSIPSIALPEGYNRKEMNLLIQGVCQECNK
- a CDS encoding ABC transporter ATP-binding protein produces the protein MAKRGGSFGEEANEEDKKKFSRDGFKKALSIFRFVKPYRVQYIIGFVFLILSTGTTMSFGLLIGQITSVIQGKSAFTLNQVTLFFVGVLVAQAIFSFFRIYFFSQVSERAMADVRRAAYSKIITLPIPFFEKRRVGELTSRISADISQLQDVLTLTVAELFRQVGTLTIGTAIIFYVSWKLTLFMLATFPVIIVAAMFFGRFIRKLSKKAQDLLAQANIIVEETLQSVNVVKAFTNEKLEINRYGSALQLVVNTALHAARYRGIFVSFVIFALFGGIIGVVWYGGSLVMSNEMPFADLLTFIVYTTFIGGSVAGMGDLYAQLQKTIGSSERILEILEEPSEVDAAEETPLFVPVLGHVQFNDVRFSYPSRPDIAVLKGISLDVAAGRKIALVGQSGAGKSTIVQLLMRYYQIASGKITVDDRDLSGFNVTELRKNIAVVPQEVMLFGGTILENIQYGKPGASETEVREAARKANALQFIDSFPEGLQTIVGERGVKLSGGQRQRIAIARAILKDPAILILDEATSSLDAESERLVQEALDILMQNRTTIIIAHRLATIRKVDMIYVMREGQIAESGTHDELATQEDGIYANLVKLQFETTE